The DNA region GGAGCTACCGGCACCTGCTCCGGCACCTCGCGAGCTGGGGCATCGTCGCGGCGGCTCCGGCCACCCAGCGCGGGCCGCTGCCTTCGCACCGGCTGCTGGCCGGCGACCTGCTCACCACGCTCGAGCTGATCACGACGGTCCGCCTCGGACCGGACGGCATCAGCGTCGACCCGGCGAAGCTCGGCCTGGCCGGGCATTCGACCGGCGGCGGTTCGGCGGTGCTGGCCGCCGCGCAGGCGGCCGAGAACGACGAGCGGCCCGAGATCCGCGCCGTCGCGACCATCACCCCCGCTCAGACGTTGCCGCCGGCGACGGTGTCGGCCCGGTCGGTGACCGTGCCCGGACTGCATCTCGCGGCGAGCGAAGACCTGGTCGCGCCGCCGGTCGGCCATGCCGAGGCCATCGCGGACGCGTGGGGCGGGCCGGTGCAGCTGCGGAAGCTCGGGAAGTCGTCGCATCTCGGCGTCACCGAAGGCAGGCACTGGAGCCAGCTGCTGCTGCACGGGAAGCCGCACCGCGGGACCCAGCAGCTGGCGCGGGCGCTGTTCACCGCGTTCTTCCTCACGCACCTGACGGGGACGACGAAGTACCAGCCGCTGCTGGACGCCGACGTCAAACGCGCCCCCATCGAGCTCCAAGACGGCGTCCCGGAGCGCGTTTAGCCCGCTAAACGCGCTCCGGTGCCGGGGCGGTCAGTCGACCATCCACGAGTTGTTCGAGAAGTCGTCGTCGTCGAAGCCCTTGTCGTCACGGGCATGACGACCACGACGACGCGCGGGTGTGCCAGGAGCCTCAGGCGCCGCCGCAGCCGGAGCGGGCGTCGGCGCCGCGGGCGGGACGTCCACCGTCGACGGCATCCCGGGCACCCCGGGGGCGACCGGCAGAGGCGGCGGAGGCGGTGCCGGCCGAGACGCGTCAGGACGCGCACCGAACTCGGCGAACCTGGCGTCCGGCTTGTCGTCGTCCTCGATGTCGAAGCCGATCGTGTGGCTGCGGTCGGCGGTCGTCTTGCCGGTCAGCCAGCCGCCCGCCTCCTTGCTCCGCTTCCCCAGCTCCTGCATGTGAGCGGCGTACTTGTCGTGGATGGCGGCGTCCTTCTGCATGGTCTCCACCGCCTGGGCCTTGGCGTCGGCGAGATGCCGCTCCCGCAGCCCGCGCTGCTCCAACTGCTCCGTGATGGCGGCGTCCTGCCTGGACATGGCGGCCGCCAGCCGGTCAACAGCGCTCATCGGTCCTCCCTCGTTCCCCGGTCAGGCGATCATCGTTCGTAACTGATCGAACGGTCGCCACCCTCGTCGTCGAGCGATCCGCTGATCCGGCCGCCCGCACCACTGGTCTCGAAAATGCCACCCTCGACGCGGTACTGGCTCGACCCGCGCTGCGTGTCACCCCCGCCACCACCGGCCGCGCCGCCCATGGCGCCCATGCCACCCATCATGCCGCCCATTCCGGCGGGCGAGCTTCCGGCACCGGCACCAGCGCCGGCGGGCGCCGGGTCCATCCCGCCGGGGGCCATTCCGAGGCCGCCTTCGACCCCGGCCGGCTGCGCGCCGCCCCCGGACTGCATGCCCGCTTCCAGCGAACCGGCCTCGTTCAGCGAACCCGCGGAACCACCCTCGATGGGGCTCCCGAGGGCGCCTTCGAAGCTGCCTCCGCCTCCGCCGCCACTGGCGGCCGGCACGGTGCCATCGCCACCGGCACCGCCACCGGAAGCACCACCGGCGGCTTCGGCGCCCGCAGCCACTCCAGCGGTCCCTTCGGCACCGACACCGACCTCGACGCCGCCCGGGGCACTGAAGCCACTGCCGCCGCCTCCACCGGGCGCCATCCCGCCCTCGGCCGGGGCGGGCATCGTGCGAATGTCATCGGTCTTGCCGGGCTGCGGGTTGCCGGGATTCCGGTCGTCGAGACCGTTCTTGAGGTCGTCGCCGGGCTTGAGCTCCTTCTTCTCACCCTTTTCGTCGAGGGTGTAGGTGGTCGGCTCGCCCTTGCCGTCGTCGACGGTCACCACGGTCGGGCCGTTCGGACCGTCCGGCTGCTCGGCGGTGATCTTGAGGTTGCCGTCCTGGATGTGGATCTTGCCGTCCGGGCCGGGCCGGTAGACGCCGTCGGGGCCGGGCTCGCCTTCCTTGACCGTGCCCTTCGGCCCGAACTCGCCGTCCTTGCCGTCCTTGCCCTCTTCGCCGGGCTTGCCGTCCTCGCCCTTCGGGTCGTCGAAGTCGAGCTTGTAGTCCTTCTCGTTGCCCTTGCCGTCGTCGACCTTGATGTCCATTTTGCCGTCTTTATCCGGCTCGGTCATCTCGATCTTGTTGTCGCCCTTTTGGACGGTCATGGTGTCCTGACCGTCCATGCCGTCCTTGATCGCCTCACCCGTCGCGGGGTCGATCGGGTACGGCTTGCCGGTCTCGGGGTCGATCTCCAGCGGCTTTCCGGTGACCGGGTTCGTGCCCTCGGCGGGCTTCTCCTCCGGCTTCGGCGTCTCGGGGACCTCCGCGGCCGGCGGCGTGCTGGCACCGCCACCACTTCCGCTGCCACCGCCGCTCCCGCTGCCACTCCCGCCGCCGGTGCCTCCACCGGTGCCCCACCGGTGTCACCGCCGCCACCCTTGTCCTTGCCGTCGTCGGGGGGCGTCGTCTTCTCGGACCCGGGCGCGGGGAACGGGTTCGTGTAGTCCTCCATGAACCGCGAAAGCTCGTGGTACTGCGTGTTGATCGTCTCGGTCGCGTTCTTGCAGAGCTTCTTGAAGTTCTCGTACCGCTCACCGAACTCGGTGGCGAAAGAGCCTTCAGCCACTGCTTCGCGGCCCCGATCGCGTAGTCCTTGTTCTCGTCGTTCAGCTTGCAGTCGTCGTCGCGCAGCCGTTCGGCGAGGTTGTTGCCCGGACACGCGGAGTCCAGCCAGACCGCGACGTCCATGAGCTTCTCTTTGGAGTCGACCTTGCCGTTCGCGATTTCGACGACCTGCTTCGCCGTGTACAGCGGCGCCGTGGCGACTTTGTCGACACGCAGCTTCAGCGTTTCGTCGACCTTCAGCTTGAGCGCGCTGTAGATCTTGTCGATGGTCGAAGGCACCAGCTTGATGGCGCCTTCCATCTGCGCGATGAGTTCCTTCGCGTCGGGCTGGATCCGCTGCTCGTACTTGACCTTCGCGGCCGTCGCGCCCTCGCCCTTCCAATCGTGGAAGAGCGTGGTCAACGCCGAGGTCGCGTCCCGCTGGGTCTGTTCGACGATCTTCTTGGCGTCGGCGAGGTCTTCGACCTCGTCGAACATCTTCTGGAAATTGATCTCGCGGTTCTCGTGGAACCGGTCCCAGATGTCGGTCTTGTAGCTGATTTCGCCCGACTTCTCCGGCATCTTGTTCCAGACCTGCTCGGCCCAGTCGGAGAAGAAGTCCAGCGCCGGCTTTCCGAGGTCGAGCACCTGGTCGGATTTGGTGGTGGCGCCCCCGGCGGCGGGCCGGGACATGGCGTCGAGGTCCTTGTCGGCCTGCTTCGTTTCGGCCGCCTGCTTCTTGTCCCCGGCCGCGTTCGAGTCACGTTCGGCGACGGCCTTCTTGTAGGCCTCTTCCCGGTTGCCGAACGGCAACAGCAAGGCGTCTTTGGTGCCCTGCGTGACGTACGGGTCGTTCAGGATTTCCCTGATCTGTGCGGGCGTCGGTTCACTCATTACTGGGCTCCCGCCTTGTTGGCAGCCGCGGCGTTCGCCTGGTCGGATGAGGTGTAGCGGGTCGACGCGGTGCTGACCCCGCCGGCGAGCTGGGTGAGCTGGCCCGCGTAACCCTTCATCGCGTCGGAAATGGCGAGAATCCCGGTGGCGTAGCCCTTTTGGTAGTCCTTGTGGACCCGGCCGAAGTTCTCGGGCCCGACCTGGGTCGGCCCCACCTTGCCCGCCTCGGACGTCGTTTTCTCAGCCGCGCGCTCCAACGACGTCGACGCCGTGAGCATCGCCTCTGAATCGGCTTTGTAGCCCCCGTCCGGCATGACCGGTGCCCCCTTCGTCCCGCTGTATCCGCCTCGTTGTCCTACCTACGACGCACGCCGACGGCATCAGGTGCCGTCGCATATGCACACAGAATGTACCCACCGGTCATCGAGACCGCAGGAACATTCACACCTTTGCTAACTCAAACGATTTCGTCGCAAGAAGCCTGGTAGACCGCGTTTTCGCGGTTTCGCGCCCGCCTCGACCGCCTCGGCGAGCACGGTCGCCGCGCCCCGGATGTCGACCAGGCGATCCAGCTCGTCGAGATCGATGTCGATACCGAACTCCACCTCGACCGTCGCCAGGAGCCGGACGCGGCGCCGGGAGTCGACACCCATCTCGGCGAAGGGCGTGTTCTCGTCGATGGTCTCCGGATCGACGTCGAAGGTCTCGCAGACGAGGGCCTTGATCTCGTCGACGTACTCGCTCCCGTCAGCTGCCATGGGTGGATTCTGTCCCATCCGCCGTCCAGTACCGCGTTCTGGCCGCGGAACGCGCGACCTTGCCGCTGGAGGTCCGCGGCAGACCGCCCGGTTTCACCAGTAGGAAGGCGCGAAGCCGCACGTCGTGCCGCTCCGCGACGGCTCGGGTGGCGGCCCGCGCGACCTCGGGCTCGTCGAAATCGGAGGCCTTCCTGGCGCGCTCGGCGACCACGACGACACCCTCGCCTTCGTCTCCGTCGACCGAGAACGCGGCGACCCGTTCGGGCCCGAGCAGGGGATGTGCGGCGGCGACCGTCTCCTCGATGTCGTGGGGGCTGTGGTTACGACCGTCGATGATGATCAGGTCCTTGATGCGGCCGGTCACCGACAGCCTGCCGTCGCGGATCGTGCCCAGGTCGCCGGTGCGGAGCCAGCCGCCCTCGCCGTCGAGTTCGGCGTCGAACACCTCGGCGGTCAAGTCCGGACGCCGCCAATACCCGGCCGCCACGTTGGGCCCCTTGACCCAGATCTCGCCCACTTCGCCTTTAGCGGGCAAAACGCGATCCGGCGTGGGGACGACGCGGACCCGCTGCCCCCTCGGCCAGCCGATCTCGACGACTTCCCGGCCGTCCACTTCGGTCACCACCGGGCCGTCGGAGTCGCCGCTGGCGACGTAGACCGTCGCCTCGGCCAGACCGTAGGACGGCCGGAACGCGCCACGCGGGAAGCCGTGGGGTTCGTAAGCGGCGAGGAACTCCCGGACGGTCGCCGCCCGGACCGGTTCACTGCCGCTGAGCGCGATCGACACCGTCGAGAGGTCGTACTCGGCGCGCTTCGACTCGGGTACGGCCTCGGTCACCAGGTCGTACGCGAAGTTCGGGGCAGCCGTGAGCGTGTTCGGATAGGACGACATCAGCAACAGCCAGCGCTCCGGCCGCCGGATGAACTCCAGCGGCGCGATGAACACCGTCCGGCCGCCCGAGTGCATGGTCCCCGCGAGCAGTTGCGCCAGCCCCATGTCGTGGAAGAACGGGATCCAGCCGACGCAGGTGGTGCGCTCGTCGACGTCGTAGGCCTCGCAGATCTGCCAGCAGGCGGCCGACAGCGCCCGATGCGTGATGATCACACCGGCGGGTGATCGCGTCGTGCCCGAGGTGTACTGCAGGTAGGCGGGGTCTTCGGGGGAAACCGGCGATGGCGGCGACTGGTCCGCCGGATCCGGCGGCAGCGTGTCGACGGCGATGATCTCGCGAGGCGCCGGAACAGGCTCGGTCCCGGCGAACTCCGTCAGCCGCCCGACCAGGGCTTCCGATGTGAGCCAGATGTCGGCGTCGCAGTCGTTGAGGACCCCGACCAGCCGTTCGCGGTGCGCGCGGACGTCCGGAGCGGACAGCGGCACCGCGACGGCCCCGGCGTACAGCGCGCCGAAGAACGCGACGACGTAAGAGAGGTCCTGCCGCGCCGTGATCGCGACGCGGTCTCCCGGCTGGATCACCTCACGCAGCTTCGCCGCGACAGCCCGGACGTGCACGAGCAGCTCCGCCCAGGTCAGCGTGTCCTCGACGGGTTCGTGCCGGTTCGAGCAATCGAGGTGCGTGTACGCCGGGCGTTCGACCTCGGCGCGCTCCAGCAGCCGCCGCACGAGCGGGGTCCGCAGGACTTCTTCGGGCACTTCTGGGAGCACTGGCACATCCTCCGGCCGCGGCATGGGCATCATACGAATGTGGACGATTTCTTCGTGCTGGACGATCCGGCGGATCGCGTCAAGGCCCTGCGCGACCGCGAACTCAGCTCGAACCCGGGCGGCGCCGCGGCCGAGACCCCGAACCTCCTGCTGATGGACGGCGCGGACCACCGGCGGCTGCGCGCGGTCGTCAAGGAGGTCATCGCCCTGGTGGAGCCGCTTCCGGACGCCGTGCTCGCCGACCTCCGGATCGCGTTTAGCCCGCTAAAGTCGCTCCGGCGGTTCGATCTGGTGGCCGACTTCGCCAGGCCCGCGGCGGCCAGGGTGACGGAGGCGGTGCTCGGCACGGTCGAGCCACTCGGCGAGAAGCTGCTGACGAACCTTTCCGAGACCGCCGCGAACCTCGACGTCTGGTCGGGCGGGCCCGCCGGAGCCGACACCGCCGCGCTCAGGGTCGCGATGTTCTTCCTCAAGGCGACGGCCGTCGAAGGCGGCGGGCTGGCACTGCTCCGCGAAGCACACGAAGCGGGCCGGATCACCGAGGACGAGCTGATGATCACGCCGGTGATGCTCGCCCACGCGGCGTACGAGAACTCCATGAACTTCCTCGCCCTCGCCGGCCTCGAACTCCTACGCCGCCCCGACGTTCTCGACGACGTACGCGGCCTGATCCACGAAATCGCCCCGACCCGTTTCGCCGCCCGCCGCGTGATCGCGCCGTTCTCCTTGGCGGGCAAGGACTTCACGACCGGCGACAAACTGGCCATCCCGCTCGGCCCCGACGCCGAGCTCGCCTTCGGCCTCGGCCGGCACACCTGCCCCGGCTCGCGGGTCGCGGTCGCCGAGGGCGAAGTCGCGCTTCGCGCCCTCGCCGAGATCCTGACTCCCGGCCATGTCGCCGAAGACGTGCGGTACAAGACGCACGCCGTCTTCCACGGCGTCGAGCGGGCCATCGTCGCGCTGCGAACCTGACCGCTCAGGTCGCCAGCCAGTCGGTGTTGGCGAAATCGTCGTCGTCGCCCCGCGCGGCCGCCGCCCGCCGGTGCCGCCCTGCCGGACGCTCCTCCGGAGCGGGCGCCGGAGGCGGCGGGGGTGTCGGCGCAGGAACAGACGGAGCGGGCGGGCGGTACGCGATCGGCGGCTCCTCCGCCGTCCGATACCCGGCCCGGCGCTCGTTCTCGGCCTCGTCCTCTTCGAACCCGAAGTCGCCGTCGTCCTCGACCTTCTCGCTCAGCGTCGACTCGGTCTCCCAGCCGCCGGCGGCCTCCGCGCGCCGCTTCTGCTCGCTTCGCGCCGTCAAGGCCGCGGCCGTCTCCTGCTTGAGCTGGTCGCCCGCGGTCCGGGTCTCCTCGATCGCCTTGGCCGCGCGGTTGTCGACCAGGTACATCCGGTCACCGTTCTCGCGCTCCAGCCCGGCCAGCTTGTGCCGGAGTGTGGCGAGATCCTCCTCAGGATTCACTGACCCCTCCCTAGCGGAAGCCGATGACGCCGTCGTCGTCGAGCGAGCCGCTGATCCGGCTGCCCGTCGTCGTCGCGGTGTCGAAGAGGCCGCCGTCGACCCGGTATCCGCTGGACGTGCGCTGCTGGTCTTCACCGGACCCTTGCCCGCCTCCGGCCGCACCGCCGCCCATCATGCCCATGCCACCCATCATCCCCGCACTGGCCGCGGCCGGATCCTGGGCGCCCCCTCCCGGCGCGGAGCCGAGCCCGGACGACGTCGTGGTCGAGGCTCCGCCGCCGCCGGTTCCGGCCGGATCCGACGCCTCGCCGAGACCGTTGTCCCCACCGGCGAACGGATCGCTCAGCGACTGTGCCGTCGTCGCTTCCGGATCACTTTCCGCCACCACCGGTTCGGCCTGAGCGGGCGCGGAAGCGGGCGCTCCACCACCTGTCCCGCCGGACGTGGTGTCGCGCGGAGGAATCCCCTGCTCGGCCTGCTGACGCGCCGCCTCTTCGACAGGCTGCGCCGCGGCGTGCCGTCCGGCCGCCTGCGGTGTGGCGTCCGGGCTCGCGTGACGGCCGCCTGCGGATTCGTCCTCACCCAAGGTGTACTTCGACGGCTGCCCCGAACCGTCGTCGACGGTCACCAGCGTCGGCCCGTCGGGACCGTTCGGCCGTTCGGCGGTGATCTTGAGGCCGCCGTCCTCGATGTGGATCTTGCCGTCGGGGCCCGGAGTCGCCGGTGGACGCGAGGACGGCTGCTGGTCCGGTCGATAGCCGCCCGCCTGCTCCGGCGTGGCCTTGCCGTCGCCGAAGTCGAGGTCGTAGTCCTTGGCCTGCCCCGTGCCGTCCTGGACGGAGATGCCCATCTTCCCGTCGGCATCGGGTTCGGCCATGGAGATCTTGCGATCGCCCTGCTCGACCGTCACCGGCTCTGGGCGCACGGTGTCCTTGATCGCCTCACCAGTGCGGGGGTCGATCGGATACGGCTCGCCGGTGGCCGGGTCGACGTCGAGCGGCTTGTCCGTGACCGGGTTCTTCTCCTGGCTCGGAACTTCGGGCTTTTCCGGCTCCGGGAGCACGGTGTTGCTCGGCGTCATGCGCCCAGCGCCGCCACCACCGGCCGACGGGCCGCCGCCACCACCGCTCGCGGGCGGGCCGCCACCGCCCTTCTCGACGGGCGGCTTTTCGACCGGCTTCTCGCCGCCCGTTTCCGGGGTCTTGCCCAGATCCGCGAACGGATTCTCGACCACCTGGCCGAGCGAGTCGAAGTACGCCTTCCACGCGCCGTTGATCGCGTCGCGAGTGTTCTTGCACACCAGCTGGAAGTTCTCGATGTGCTTGCCGAACCAGCCGAGGAAGACGTTCTTCAGCCAGGCCACCGCCTGAGGTTTGAGGACCTCGTCGATGGTGCTCTGGTCGATGTCGCCGGCGTCGTCGTTGAACGCGTCCTTGGCTTCGATGCTCAGGAACTTGATGCAGTGGATGATGTCGTTCTGGCTGCACGAGCCGTCGGCGATGCGGATGATGCGCTCGATGTCCTGCGCCGTCGCACCGTCGATGTTGTCGGTGAACCACTTCTGCAGCCACTCGACCTTCTCGCGGCAGAACTTGCCCACCGAGGCGTTGGTCCGCAGAAGCCCGTCGCCCGCGGCCTTGAACGCCTCGGCGACCAGGCCGGTCTTGTCCGAATAGGCCTTCTGATAGGCACGCGCCTGCTCGGCCGCGGCGCCTTCCCAGGTGCCGAGCGAGTTCCCCAGCTTCCCGGAGACGTCCTGCGCGGACCCGGTGACGGCCGTGCCGACCGCGGTGAGCTCCTCCGCGCTCGTCTTGAAGAGGTTGAACGGGATGTTGTCCTGTTCGTGGTACAGCCGCTGAAGCTCGGCGAGGGAGATCGCCGCTCCGCCACCCGCCAATCCCAGCGCGCGGACGTAGAGCGGGTGGAAGATCTCGTAGACCTTGAACCCCGACAGGCCGGGGACCATGATGTCGTTCGAATTCGCGCAGCCCGGATCGGTTTCGGTGGCGCGCCCGGCGATCTCCTGGGTCTTCGCCGCGTCCTTGTTGAGCGCGTCGCGATCACCCTGCCGCCCAGCGGCCTGGTTCGCGTCGTACTTCTCGTGCGCGGTCTTGTAAGCCTTCTGGACGTCTTCGAGGTAGGCGTCGTTGGAGCCGATGTCGCTTTCGGTGATCCAGTCACCGTTCATCGACTTGATGTAGTCCCGGAAGCCGTTCCGTTCGGCTTCGCTGGCGAACCCGCAGCTTTCCGGCGTCTCGTCCTCGATGTAGTCGATGTAGTTGAGGGCGAGCTCGCGTTTGGTGTCGCGATCGATGTTCGGGTCGTTGAGGATCTTCTCGACTTCGGCCCGGCTGGGAATGTCGTGTCCGGTGTCGCCACCGACGTCCGCGAGAGGCATCAGTGCTTCCTCATCTCGGCGGCGTTGGAGTCCTCATTGGACTGGTACAGGTCCTTGGACGCCGCGAGCTTGCGGCCGAACTCGTCCGAAGCCGCGAGATAGCTGCGCGCGCATTTCGCCAGGCGCTGGATGCTCGCGGAGTACCCGCTGAAGTTGTCCCCGTGCGCCGGGCCGAAACTCCCGGCGTTCAGGTTGATCTGCTCGACCGCCCCGATCGGCCCTTCGCAAGCCTGCTTGGGCACGTCCTGCAGGACCTTTGCCGCCTCGTTCAGCTGCGCTGGATCGACCTTGTGCCCTTTACCGGCCACCGTCACCCTCCCCTAGGTATCCGCATACGGAATGTACCGGGCCGGTAACCGCAGCGCAGCGACTTGGGGAGATCGTGAGAGGGGTTACGAGGCGGAGGAGACGACTCCCGCGAGCCTGTCCGCGGCCGCTTGTGCGGTGTCGTGCGCGGGGGCCTCGACCATGACGCGGACCAGCTGCTCGGTGCCCGAGGGGCGCAGCAGGACACGGCCTTCTTCGCCGAGCTCGGCTTCGACGGCGCCGACGGCGTCACGGACCGCGGCCGAGACGGCGACCGCCGCCTTGTCCGCCACCGGGACGTTCACCAGCACCTGCGGCAGGCGGTTCATGACGGCGGCGAGGTCGGCGAGCGACTTGCCGGTGGACGCCATGCGGCTCATCACGCGCAGCGCGGTGAGGAGGCCGTCGCCGGTGGTCGCGTAGGCGGGAAGGACGACGTGACCCGACTGCTCGCCGCCGAGCGCGAACCCGCTCGCGCGGAGCTCTTCGAGGACGTAGCGGTCGCCGACGGCGGTGGTGACGAGGTCGATGCCGTGCGCGCGCATCGCCAGGTGCAGGCCGAGGTTGCTCATCACGGTCGCGACCAGGGTGTTCTTGGTCAGCTCACCGGTCTCGGCGAGGGC from Amycolatopsis sp. EV170708-02-1 includes:
- a CDS encoding dienelactone hydrolase family protein translates to MASKPKQLLAELSHPGPHDVLRGNLALVGLPGVVFTPRSGLGLPAIAFGHGWLQPTGSYRHLLRHLASWGIVAAAPATQRGPLPSHRLLAGDLLTTLELITTVRLGPDGISVDPAKLGLAGHSTGGGSAVLAAAQAAENDERPEIRAVATITPAQTLPPATVSARSVTVPGLHLAASEDLVAPPVGHAEAIADAWGGPVQLRKLGKSSHLGVTEGRHWSQLLLHGKPHRGTQQLARALFTAFFLTHLTGTTKYQPLLDADVKRAPIELQDGVPERV
- a CDS encoding acyl carrier protein; this encodes MAADGSEYVDEIKALVCETFDVDPETIDENTPFAEMGVDSRRRVRLLATVEVEFGIDIDLDELDRLVDIRGAATVLAEAVEAGAKPRKRGLPGFLRRNRLS
- a CDS encoding fatty acyl-AMP ligase; this translates as MPRPEDVPVLPEVPEEVLRTPLVRRLLERAEVERPAYTHLDCSNRHEPVEDTLTWAELLVHVRAVAAKLREVIQPGDRVAITARQDLSYVVAFFGALYAGAVAVPLSAPDVRAHRERLVGVLNDCDADIWLTSEALVGRLTEFAGTEPVPAPREIIAVDTLPPDPADQSPPSPVSPEDPAYLQYTSGTTRSPAGVIITHRALSAACWQICEAYDVDERTTCVGWIPFFHDMGLAQLLAGTMHSGGRTVFIAPLEFIRRPERWLLLMSSYPNTLTAAPNFAYDLVTEAVPESKRAEYDLSTVSIALSGSEPVRAATVREFLAAYEPHGFPRGAFRPSYGLAEATVYVASGDSDGPVVTEVDGREVVEIGWPRGQRVRVVPTPDRVLPAKGEVGEIWVKGPNVAAGYWRRPDLTAEVFDAELDGEGGWLRTGDLGTIRDGRLSVTGRIKDLIIIDGRNHSPHDIEETVAAAHPLLGPERVAAFSVDGDEGEGVVVVAERARKASDFDEPEVARAATRAVAERHDVRLRAFLLVKPGGLPRTSSGKVARSAARTRYWTADGTESTHGS
- a CDS encoding cytochrome P450, whose protein sequence is MDDFFVLDDPADRVKALRDRELSSNPGGAAAETPNLLLMDGADHRRLRAVVKEVIALVEPLPDAVLADLRIAFSPLKSLRRFDLVADFARPAAARVTEAVLGTVEPLGEKLLTNLSETAANLDVWSGGPAGADTAALRVAMFFLKATAVEGGGLALLREAHEAGRITEDELMITPVMLAHAAYENSMNFLALAGLELLRRPDVLDDVRGLIHEIAPTRFAARRVIAPFSLAGKDFTTGDKLAIPLGPDAELAFGLGRHTCPGSRVAVAEGEVALRALAEILTPGHVAEDVRYKTHAVFHGVERAIVALRT
- a CDS encoding type VII secretion target gives rise to the protein MAGKGHKVDPAQLNEAAKVLQDVPKQACEGPIGAVEQINLNAGSFGPAHGDNFSGYSASIQRLAKCARSYLAASDEFGRKLAASKDLYQSNEDSNAAEMRKH